The proteins below are encoded in one region of Phycicoccus sp. M110.8:
- a CDS encoding peptidoglycan-binding protein, whose translation MTDSTQPPLTAEELAAEGGTALPDKEVISLLDLNADLDLGLDAAAPIDLAVAANANVAAPIEAAVGANVLSVGSDATALASQGAHIDQGITGEAVAHGEQGSTIDQTDAAPAPADGTDTTVPTDGSTTDGTAPTDGTLPTDGTVPTSTDAAGPLDGPLLNVDVNLATDLKLAAPITGAVAANANVAAPIDASVAGNIGSVDSHAASLAQQDVAITQHVDADANATTDQSSDISQ comes from the coding sequence ATGACTGACTCGACCCAGCCGCCGCTCACCGCGGAGGAGCTCGCAGCCGAGGGTGGCACCGCGCTGCCCGACAAGGAGGTCATCAGCCTCCTCGACCTCAACGCCGACCTCGACCTGGGCCTCGACGCAGCCGCGCCGATCGACCTGGCCGTCGCGGCCAACGCCAACGTCGCCGCCCCGATCGAGGCCGCCGTCGGTGCGAACGTCCTGTCGGTCGGCTCCGACGCCACGGCCCTGGCGTCACAGGGTGCGCACATCGACCAGGGCATCACCGGCGAGGCGGTCGCCCACGGCGAGCAGGGGTCCACGATCGACCAGACCGACGCGGCCCCCGCGCCGGCCGACGGCACGGACACGACCGTGCCGACGGACGGCAGCACCACCGACGGCACCGCGCCCACCGACGGGACGCTCCCGACCGACGGCACGGTGCCCACCTCGACGGACGCCGCCGGGCCGCTGGACGGTCCGCTGCTCAACGTCGACGTCAACCTCGCCACCGACCTCAAGCTCGCGGCACCGATCACCGGTGCGGTTGCGGCCAACGCCAACGTGGCGGCGCCCATCGACGCCTCCGTCGCCGGCAACATCGGGTCGGTCGACTCGCACGCAGCATCCCTGGCCCAGCAGGACGTCGCCATCACCCAGCACGTG
- a CDS encoding NUDIX hydrolase — protein sequence MPTPLPGPHTPPAPAPLVDGDLALHPTESEEGTHAFELVWEGAQVGRVELLVDEQDADVLWVVVPEYRAVGITERALRLVLDWGVEELGLARLEARVPDADRDSVRAAIRSGMRREGIARAARVGADARGDVVVLARVATDPPPDSKEGFIGILNATLPTKRAIAQGVLRDRDGRVLLCELTYKDEWDLPGGVVDPSESPAHCVVREVREELGLEVEVRSLLAVNWLPPWRGWTDATVFVFELGLDDVDGIKDRATLQRREIRALHFADEEEWDGRVAAYNQRLLAFLATHTGPTAYLEDGLPAL from the coding sequence ATGCCGACACCGCTCCCCGGCCCGCACACGCCGCCTGCACCGGCGCCCCTCGTCGACGGGGACCTCGCGCTGCACCCCACCGAGTCCGAGGAGGGGACCCACGCGTTCGAGCTCGTCTGGGAGGGGGCGCAGGTCGGTCGCGTCGAGCTCCTGGTCGACGAGCAGGATGCCGACGTGCTGTGGGTGGTGGTGCCCGAGTACCGCGCGGTCGGGATCACCGAGCGGGCGCTGCGCCTGGTGCTGGACTGGGGGGTGGAGGAGCTCGGGCTGGCCCGGCTCGAGGCGCGGGTGCCCGACGCCGACCGCGACTCGGTGCGCGCCGCCATCCGCTCCGGTATGCGACGTGAGGGCATCGCGCGGGCGGCGCGCGTGGGTGCCGACGCCCGGGGCGACGTGGTCGTCCTGGCGAGGGTCGCGACGGACCCGCCGCCGGACTCGAAGGAGGGCTTCATCGGCATCCTCAACGCCACCCTGCCCACCAAGCGCGCCATCGCCCAGGGGGTGCTGCGCGACCGCGACGGCAGGGTGCTGTTGTGCGAGCTGACCTACAAGGACGAGTGGGACCTGCCCGGTGGCGTGGTCGACCCGTCGGAGTCGCCGGCGCACTGTGTCGTCCGCGAGGTCCGCGAGGAGCTCGGCCTCGAGGTGGAGGTACGCAGCCTGCTCGCCGTCAACTGGCTGCCGCCGTGGCGCGGCTGGACCGATGCCACCGTCTTCGTCTTCGAGCTGGGCCTCGACGACGTCGACGGCATCAAGGACCGGGCGACCCTGCAGCGCAGGGAGATCCGCGCCCTGCACTTCGCGGACGAGGAGGAGTGGGACGGGCGGGTCGCGGCCTACAACCAGCGGCTGCTCGCCTTCCTCGCGACGCACACCGGCCCCACGGCGTACCTCGAGGACGGGCTCCCCGCGCTCTGA
- a CDS encoding DNA recombination protein RmuC encodes MELVLTLAAGLALGAALGAWLARSAAAARVASASTEAELLRERVVDLEATVADDAQTAAALAPLRDALRRVEQQVGVLERDRTQQYAALEQTIAQVQASTSSLDRQTQSLAGSLNASTVRGAWGEVQLRRVLEHAGLLARCDFDEQVSRVSRHARQVRPDVVVRLPGDKFLVVDSKAPMVAFLKAQADDLDAQERTRLLREHATHLASHVRGLAEKDYWSAFETSPEMVVCFVPSEAMLSAALAADPSLHETAMARRVVLVGPGSLLALLRTVAFTWQQDALTAGARELMAVGRELYDRLGTLGSHVSRMGGSLQRSVEAYNQMVGALESRVLVSARRMHALGVVEDELPVSSPVEAGPRVLTAMELIEAATAEDDRPQLALDVPDERPRWTGRESTA; translated from the coding sequence ATGGAACTCGTGCTGACCCTCGCGGCCGGACTCGCCCTCGGAGCCGCCCTCGGCGCCTGGCTCGCCCGGTCGGCGGCTGCCGCCCGCGTGGCGTCCGCGAGCACCGAGGCCGAGCTGCTCCGCGAGCGCGTCGTCGACCTCGAGGCGACCGTGGCGGACGACGCCCAGACGGCCGCGGCACTGGCTCCGTTGCGGGACGCCCTGCGCCGGGTCGAGCAGCAGGTGGGCGTCCTCGAGCGTGACCGCACGCAGCAGTACGCCGCCCTCGAGCAGACGATCGCCCAGGTGCAGGCGTCGACCAGCTCCCTCGACCGGCAGACCCAGAGCCTGGCCGGGTCGCTCAACGCCTCCACCGTGCGAGGCGCGTGGGGCGAGGTGCAGCTGCGCCGGGTGCTCGAGCACGCGGGTCTGCTCGCCCGCTGCGACTTCGACGAGCAGGTGAGCCGGGTCAGCCGGCACGCACGCCAGGTGCGGCCCGACGTCGTCGTGCGGCTGCCCGGCGACAAGTTCCTCGTCGTCGACTCCAAGGCGCCGATGGTGGCGTTCCTCAAGGCCCAGGCCGACGACCTCGACGCGCAGGAGCGCACCCGGCTGCTGCGCGAGCACGCCACCCACCTCGCCTCGCACGTGCGCGGCCTCGCCGAGAAGGACTACTGGTCGGCGTTCGAGACCTCGCCCGAGATGGTGGTCTGCTTCGTCCCGAGCGAGGCCATGCTCTCCGCGGCCCTGGCGGCCGACCCGAGCCTGCACGAGACGGCGATGGCCCGACGGGTCGTGCTCGTGGGGCCCGGGTCGCTGCTGGCCCTCCTGCGCACGGTGGCGTTCACCTGGCAGCAGGACGCCCTCACCGCCGGGGCCCGAGAGCTGATGGCGGTGGGGCGCGAGCTCTACGACCGGCTCGGCACGCTGGGCAGCCACGTCTCCCGGATGGGTGGCTCGCTGCAGCGCTCCGTCGAGGCGTACAACCAGATGGTCGGCGCCCTGGAGTCTCGGGTCCTCGTGTCCGCCCGCCGGATGCACGCGCTGGGCGTGGTCGAGGACGAGCTGCCGGTCTCCTCGCCCGTCGAGGCGGGGCCGCGGGTCCTCACCGCGATGGAGCTCATCGAGGCCGCGACCGCCGAGGACGACCGCCCTCAGCTGGCCCTGGACGTCCCCGACGAGCGTCCGAGGTGGACCGGCAGGGAGTCGACCGCGTAG
- a CDS encoding cytochrome P450, protein MLGLADARTRMTRRLVARATGGGPVDLSTLEAVPRRLLRPLRRTELDPVPRLGRTAPEPVHRLAHMFGMNIWLVSGHAEAKAVLADQASFSNDIRPYVGLAGSRVGGLGFTDPPEHTRLRSLLTPEFTMRRIERLTPWVEAIVDAQLDAMAADGPVVDLVERFAFPVPFLVICELLGLPVEDRERFRALSHARFDVTSGGSAAFGAISESQEFLLEATRRQRREPGDGLLGRVIAALGDDVSDEEIAGLADGVFTGGYETTASMLALGSLVLLRDRRHFDLVRDDDGAIDRVVEEMLRYLTVVQIAFPRFAKVDVDLFGHRIAKGDVVIAALSRADRDSRVGPDLDTFDPHRPPSPHLAFGHGFHRCVGAELARLELRTAFPRLVRRFPELALAVEPADLRFRDQSIVYAVDSLPVHLGRSSGTSRAS, encoded by the coding sequence ATGCTCGGGTTGGCTGACGCGCGAACCAGGATGACGAGGCGGCTCGTCGCGCGTGCGACCGGTGGGGGACCGGTGGACCTCAGCACGCTCGAGGCCGTCCCGCGCCGCCTGCTGCGTCCGCTGCGCCGCACCGAACTCGACCCCGTCCCCCGGCTCGGGCGCACCGCACCCGAACCGGTCCACCGCCTCGCGCACATGTTCGGGATGAACATCTGGCTCGTCTCGGGGCACGCCGAGGCCAAGGCGGTCCTCGCCGACCAGGCGAGCTTCAGCAACGACATCCGGCCCTACGTCGGGCTGGCCGGCTCCCGGGTCGGCGGGCTGGGTTTCACCGACCCGCCCGAGCACACACGGCTGCGCTCGCTGCTGACCCCGGAGTTCACGATGCGCCGCATCGAGCGCCTCACGCCCTGGGTGGAGGCCATCGTCGACGCCCAGCTCGACGCGATGGCGGCCGACGGCCCGGTCGTCGACCTCGTCGAGCGGTTCGCCTTCCCCGTGCCGTTCCTCGTCATCTGCGAGCTGCTCGGGCTGCCCGTGGAGGACCGTGAGCGGTTCCGGGCCCTGAGCCACGCCCGGTTCGACGTGACCTCCGGCGGGTCGGCAGCCTTCGGCGCCATCTCCGAGAGCCAGGAGTTCCTGCTGGAGGCCACCCGTCGCCAGCGCCGGGAGCCGGGGGACGGCCTGCTCGGCCGGGTCATCGCAGCCCTCGGTGACGACGTGTCGGACGAGGAGATCGCCGGCCTGGCCGACGGCGTCTTCACCGGTGGGTACGAGACCACCGCCAGCATGCTGGCCCTCGGCTCGCTCGTGCTGCTGCGCGACCGGCGCCACTTCGACCTCGTCCGCGACGACGACGGCGCCATCGACCGGGTCGTGGAGGAGATGCTGCGCTACCTCACGGTCGTGCAGATCGCCTTCCCGCGATTCGCGAAGGTGGACGTCGACCTCTTCGGCCACCGGATCGCCAAGGGCGACGTCGTCATCGCTGCCCTCAGCCGGGCCGACCGCGACTCCCGCGTCGGTCCCGATCTCGACACCTTCGACCCCCACCGGCCGCCGTCCCCGCACCTGGCCTTCGGGCACGGGTTCCACCGCTGCGTCGGGGCCGAGCTGGCCCGGCTCGAGCTGCGCACCGCCTTCCCCCGGCTGGTACGACGGTTCCCCGAACTGGCCCTTGCCGTGGAGCCGGCGGACCTGCGCTTCCGCGACCAGTCGATCGTCTACGCGGTCGACTCCCTGCCGGTCCACCTCGGACGCTCGTCGGGGACGTCCAGGGCCAGCTGA
- a CDS encoding 4-hydroxy-3-methylbut-2-enyl diphosphate reductase: protein MSEPTKRVLLAAPRGYCAGVDRAVVTVEKALELYGPPVYVRKQIVHNKHVVTTLEKRGAIFVEETDEVPEGATVIFSAHGVAPVVHEEAKALSLRTIDATCPLVTKVHREAVRFADADFDILLIGHEGHEEVVGTSGEAPEHITLVDGPDDVANVTVRDPEKVVWLSQTTLSVDETMETVRRLRERFPALQDPPSDDICYATQNRQLAVKQMAPDCDLMIVVGSRNSSNSVRLVEVALEHGSRAGHLVDYAEEIDEAWLAGVTTVGVTSGASVPEVLVRDVLSFLADRGYADVQPVVAAEESLLFALPNEIRRDLKANGMSDKMRHDGAFEEAGSLH, encoded by the coding sequence ATGAGCGAACCGACCAAGCGAGTGCTGCTGGCCGCCCCGCGGGGGTACTGCGCGGGCGTCGACCGGGCCGTCGTGACGGTCGAGAAGGCGCTGGAGCTGTACGGGCCGCCCGTCTACGTCCGCAAGCAGATCGTGCACAACAAGCACGTGGTCACCACGCTGGAGAAGCGGGGTGCCATCTTCGTCGAGGAGACCGACGAGGTGCCCGAGGGCGCCACCGTCATCTTCTCCGCCCACGGCGTGGCGCCCGTCGTCCACGAGGAGGCCAAGGCGCTGAGCCTGCGGACGATCGACGCGACCTGCCCTCTGGTCACCAAGGTGCACCGCGAGGCGGTCCGGTTCGCCGACGCGGACTTCGACATCCTGCTCATCGGTCACGAGGGGCACGAGGAGGTCGTCGGGACCTCGGGCGAGGCGCCGGAGCACATCACCCTCGTCGACGGGCCCGACGACGTCGCCAACGTGACCGTGCGCGACCCCGAGAAGGTCGTCTGGCTCTCCCAGACCACCCTGTCGGTGGACGAGACGATGGAGACCGTGCGCAGGCTGCGCGAGCGGTTCCCGGCGCTGCAGGACCCGCCGAGCGACGACATCTGCTACGCCACGCAGAACCGCCAGCTGGCCGTGAAGCAGATGGCGCCCGACTGCGACCTGATGATCGTGGTCGGCTCGCGCAACTCGTCCAACTCCGTGCGGCTCGTCGAGGTGGCCCTCGAGCACGGCTCGCGCGCCGGGCACCTCGTCGACTACGCCGAGGAGATCGACGAGGCGTGGCTCGCCGGGGTCACCACCGTGGGTGTCACCTCCGGGGCTTCGGTGCCCGAGGTCCTCGTCCGGGACGTGCTGTCCTTCCTGGCCGACCGCGGTTACGCCGACGTGCAGCCGGTCGTCGCGGCCGAGGAGAGCCTGCTGTTCGCGCTGCCGAACGAGATCCGGCGCGACCTCAAGGCCAACGGCATGAGCGACAAGATGCGCCACGACGGCGCGTTCGAGGAAGCCGGCTCGCTGCACTGA
- the xseA gene encoding exodeoxyribonuclease VII large subunit, giving the protein MSSPAQRAPLPDRAADTSPEQPWPVRLLSMKIAEYVEKMSVLWVEGQVVQLTRRPGARTAYLTLRDPDVDMSLSVAIQVNALDAMPTPLSQGARVVLQAKPVFWTQRGSLMLDARQIRPVGVGELLARVEHLKQLLASEGVFDPERKKPLPFLPRTVGLVCGRASAAEKDVVENARRRWPSVRFAIREVAVQGPTAVQEVTAALAELDADPEVDVVVIARGGGSVEDLLPFSNEALVRAVAAARTPVVSAIGHDVDTPLLDHVADWRASTPTDAGKRVVPDAHAEREGVRQAAERARGALRRRVEAERRHLVAVRSRPVMADPSAMLEVRRRELDALRDRARHRVLAAVHRASDQVGHLRAQVRALSPQSTLERGYAVVQHRDGRVVLDQAELEVDELLRVRVARGDFGVRVAGLS; this is encoded by the coding sequence GTGAGCAGCCCCGCCCAGCGCGCCCCGCTGCCGGACCGTGCCGCCGACACCTCCCCCGAGCAGCCGTGGCCGGTGCGCCTGCTCAGCATGAAGATCGCCGAGTACGTCGAGAAGATGTCGGTCCTGTGGGTCGAGGGCCAGGTCGTCCAGCTCACCCGTCGTCCCGGAGCGCGCACGGCATACCTCACCCTGCGCGACCCGGACGTCGACATGTCCCTCTCGGTCGCCATCCAGGTCAACGCGCTCGACGCCATGCCGACGCCGCTCAGCCAGGGCGCCCGGGTCGTGCTGCAGGCCAAGCCGGTGTTCTGGACCCAGCGCGGCTCGCTCATGCTCGACGCCCGGCAGATCCGGCCGGTCGGCGTCGGCGAGCTGCTCGCCCGGGTCGAGCACCTCAAGCAGCTGCTGGCGTCCGAGGGCGTCTTCGACCCCGAGCGAAAGAAGCCCCTGCCGTTCCTGCCCCGGACGGTCGGCCTCGTCTGTGGGCGCGCGAGCGCGGCCGAGAAGGACGTCGTCGAGAACGCCCGGCGCCGCTGGCCGTCGGTCCGGTTCGCCATCCGCGAGGTCGCGGTCCAGGGCCCCACGGCCGTCCAGGAGGTCACGGCGGCCCTCGCGGAGCTCGATGCCGACCCTGAGGTCGACGTCGTCGTCATCGCGCGGGGTGGTGGGTCGGTCGAGGACCTGCTGCCGTTCAGCAACGAGGCGCTCGTCCGCGCCGTCGCCGCCGCCCGGACCCCGGTCGTCTCCGCGATCGGCCACGACGTCGACACCCCGCTGCTCGACCACGTCGCGGACTGGCGGGCCTCCACCCCGACGGACGCCGGCAAGCGGGTGGTCCCCGACGCGCACGCCGAGCGCGAGGGCGTGCGGCAGGCGGCCGAGCGTGCCCGTGGCGCCCTGCGGCGGCGCGTCGAGGCGGAGCGACGGCACCTCGTGGCGGTACGTTCGCGGCCCGTGATGGCCGACCCGTCCGCCATGCTCGAGGTGCGCCGCCGCGAGCTCGACGCGCTCCGCGACCGCGCCCGCCACCGGGTCCTGGCCGCCGTGCACCGGGCGAGCGACCAGGTGGGTCACCTCCGGGCGCAGGTGCGCGCCCTGTCGCCGCAGTCCACCCTCGAGCGGGGGTATGCCGTGGTGCAGCACCGCGACGGCCGCGTGGTGCTCGACCAGGCCGAGCTCGAGGTGGACGAGCTGCTGCGAGTGCGGGTGGCGCGAGGGGACTTCGGCGTCCGCGTCGCCGGGCTGTCCTAG
- a CDS encoding exodeoxyribonuclease VII small subunit: protein MARSEKAAAPADDTSTQQEFPDVAELSYEDARDELISIVAQLEGGQSGLEESMRLWRRGEALAAHCSTWLDGAESALAEADEARSGD from the coding sequence ATGGCCAGGAGCGAGAAGGCAGCAGCACCGGCGGACGACACCTCGACGCAGCAGGAGTTCCCCGACGTCGCCGAGCTGTCCTACGAGGACGCACGGGACGAGCTGATCTCGATCGTCGCCCAGCTCGAGGGCGGCCAGAGCGGCCTCGAGGAGAGCATGCGGCTGTGGCGTCGGGGCGAGGCGCTGGCCGCCCACTGCAGCACCTGGCTCGACGGTGCGGAGTCCGCACTGGCGGAGGCCGACGAGGCGCGCTCCGGCGACTGA
- a CDS encoding DUF4245 domain-containing protein has protein sequence MSTPAPRSSYANGSVANMIRSMLVVGAIVAVLIAVVPRVNQVSQPPVDVASVATQVAADTKWPIEAPQGLPQGWKATSVRYVRSTDGLMTWHAGYQSPTGNYVAIEQTKDATAGWLAAQTNRARETGQTQVGGLTWGTYVRSGKVQNSLVHKAESPGQLTTIVTGTGSFDELSTFAEALQPFSGQG, from the coding sequence GTGAGCACCCCCGCCCCCCGCAGTTCCTACGCCAACGGGTCCGTGGCGAACATGATCCGTTCGATGCTCGTCGTCGGTGCGATCGTCGCGGTGCTCATCGCCGTCGTGCCGCGGGTCAACCAGGTCAGCCAGCCCCCGGTCGACGTGGCGTCGGTCGCCACCCAGGTCGCTGCGGACACGAAGTGGCCGATCGAGGCGCCCCAGGGCCTGCCGCAGGGATGGAAGGCCACGAGCGTCCGCTACGTGCGCTCGACCGACGGCCTGATGACCTGGCACGCCGGGTACCAGTCACCCACCGGCAACTACGTCGCGATCGAGCAGACGAAGGACGCCACCGCCGGCTGGCTGGCGGCGCAGACCAACCGTGCCCGCGAGACGGGGCAGACCCAGGTCGGCGGCCTCACCTGGGGCACCTACGTGCGCAGCGGCAAGGTGCAGAACAGCCTGGTGCACAAGGCCGAGTCGCCCGGGCAGCTCACGACCATCGTGACCGGGACCGGCTCGTTCGACGAGCTGTCGACCTTCGCCGAGGCGCTCCAGCCTTTCTCGGGCCAGGGCTGA
- the glpX gene encoding class II fructose-bisphosphatase — MSEQHLPSSLRVGGEAPDRNLALELVRVTEAAAMAAGRWVGRGDKNGADGAAVEAMRTLISTVSMKGVVVIGEGEKDDAPMLFNGEEVGDGNGPECDVAVDPIDGTTLTAKGQSNAVSVLAVAERGAMYDPSAVFYMDKLVTGPEAADVVDIRLPVAENVKRIARAKKEGVEDVTVVMLDRPRHEKLAQEVREAGARLRFISDGDVAGAIMAARDDTGIDLLLGIGGTPEGIITACAIKCLGGVIQGRLWPTDDEERQRAVDAGHDLDRVLSTDDLVSGENCFFVATGITDGELLRGVRYRAGGMTTHSLVMRSKSGTIRIIESHHQLAKLRAYSAIDFEGAAAGRA, encoded by the coding sequence ATGTCCGAGCAGCACCTGCCCTCGTCCCTTCGTGTGGGTGGGGAGGCGCCGGACCGGAACCTCGCCCTCGAGCTGGTCCGGGTCACCGAGGCCGCCGCCATGGCCGCCGGCCGCTGGGTCGGCAGGGGTGACAAGAACGGCGCCGACGGTGCGGCCGTGGAGGCCATGCGCACCCTGATCTCGACCGTCTCCATGAAGGGCGTCGTCGTCATCGGCGAGGGCGAGAAGGACGACGCGCCCATGCTCTTCAACGGCGAGGAGGTCGGCGACGGCAACGGGCCGGAGTGCGATGTCGCGGTCGACCCCATCGACGGCACCACCCTCACGGCCAAGGGCCAGTCGAACGCCGTGTCCGTCCTGGCGGTCGCCGAGCGGGGCGCGATGTACGACCCGAGCGCGGTCTTCTACATGGACAAGCTGGTCACGGGCCCGGAGGCGGCCGACGTCGTCGACATCCGGCTGCCCGTCGCCGAGAACGTCAAGCGCATCGCCCGCGCCAAGAAGGAGGGCGTCGAGGACGTCACGGTCGTCATGCTCGACCGGCCCCGCCACGAGAAGCTGGCCCAGGAGGTGCGCGAGGCCGGCGCCCGCCTGCGGTTCATCTCCGACGGCGACGTCGCCGGCGCGATCATGGCCGCCCGGGACGACACCGGCATCGACCTCCTGCTCGGCATCGGTGGCACGCCGGAGGGCATCATCACGGCCTGCGCCATCAAGTGCCTCGGCGGCGTCATCCAGGGCCGGTTGTGGCCCACCGACGACGAGGAGCGACAGCGGGCCGTCGACGCGGGGCACGACCTCGACCGGGTCCTGTCCACGGACGACCTGGTCAGCGGTGAGAACTGCTTCTTCGTCGCCACCGGCATCACCGACGGCGAGCTGCTGCGCGGCGTCCGCTACCGCGCGGGTGGCATGACCACCCACTCCCTCGTCATGCGGTCGAAGTCCGGGACGATCCGCATCATCGAGAGCCACCACCAGCTCGCGAAGCTGCGCGCCTACTCTGCCATCGACTTCGAGGGCGCCGCGGCAGGTCGGGCATGA
- a CDS encoding carbohydrate kinase → MNPRLLVVGEALVDIVVDGSGEPVEHVGGSPANVAVGLARLDHPVDFACWIGHDERGERIASHLRRHGVTVLPESFGEDRTSTAVATLDATGAATYEFDLHWNLPSVPLPSGTGHLHTGSIGTVLEPGAASVTELMRAVREVGTTSYDPNIRPSIMGGLDAVRVRVEELVALSDVVKASEDDLELLYPGRTPDEVMAHWVSLGALLALVTLGADGVAFRVASGEEVERVPAVAEHVVDTVGAGDSFMAGLVSGLVVGGLLGDPGARERLRRATLEDVRPAVERGEATSGVTVGRAGAYAPSLDEL, encoded by the coding sequence ATGAACCCGCGGCTGCTGGTCGTCGGGGAGGCCCTCGTCGACATCGTCGTCGACGGCAGCGGCGAGCCGGTCGAGCACGTCGGCGGCAGCCCCGCCAACGTCGCCGTCGGCCTGGCCCGGCTCGACCACCCCGTCGACTTCGCCTGCTGGATCGGCCACGACGAGCGCGGCGAGCGGATCGCGTCCCACCTGCGCCGCCACGGCGTCACGGTCCTGCCCGAGAGCTTCGGCGAGGACCGGACGTCCACGGCCGTGGCGACACTCGACGCGACCGGCGCTGCGACCTACGAGTTCGACCTGCACTGGAACCTCCCGTCCGTCCCGCTCCCCAGCGGCACCGGCCACCTCCACACCGGGTCGATCGGCACGGTTCTCGAGCCCGGCGCCGCCTCGGTGACCGAGCTGATGCGCGCGGTCCGTGAGGTCGGCACGACCTCCTACGACCCGAACATCCGGCCCAGCATCATGGGCGGCCTCGACGCCGTCCGGGTGCGGGTCGAGGAGCTCGTCGCCCTCAGCGACGTGGTCAAGGCGAGCGAGGACGACCTGGAGCTGCTCTACCCCGGTCGCACCCCCGACGAGGTCATGGCGCACTGGGTGTCCCTCGGCGCCCTGCTCGCCCTGGTGACGCTGGGCGCCGACGGCGTTGCCTTCCGCGTCGCCTCCGGCGAGGAGGTCGAGCGCGTGCCCGCCGTGGCCGAGCACGTCGTCGACACGGTGGGCGCCGGCGACTCGTTCATGGCCGGCCTGGTGTCCGGGCTGGTGGTCGGCGGGCTGCTCGGCGACCCCGGTGCCCGCGAGCGGCTGCGGCGCGCGACACTGGAGGACGTGCGGCCCGCCGTGGAGCGCGGCGAGGCCACCAGTGGTGTGACGGTCGGACGGGCCGGCGCCTACGCGCCCAGCCTCGACGAGCTGTGA